The bacterium genome window below encodes:
- a CDS encoding BamA/TamA family outer membrane protein, with amino-acid sequence MLAVLIAVTVAAVVGEQAHAAEPGRPSTVPLPLPDFPSDEPGPRLLPDIPPPLPDSSRPPPPAGDAGARVVVRRFVFRGNSVVGDADLARALAPFTNRPLDGEGLVAARDAVTLVYVERGYLTSGAILPELESDDGTVLIEVVESRITRFETSGRERLRETFLRRRLGLALDGPLHVPRLEARLRRLQRDPRIARVDAQLLPTNTRGEAHLRLAIAERTPFRSTLEANNYLAPSLGHVRGRVSAEHLNVSGYGDMLRMLGGVYEGGGEIEASYRVPVSRFGTEVALSGRWSKSDLLDRLGEELEIEGEFWSTDLDLRQPLVARPDFDFATGLIGSLRQSDTELAGEPFDEVGGRTRVFALRFYQDLLYRGRDRIVAGRSTVSFGLDALGATRSSQASIPDGEFVAWLLQTQWLERFSPLRLELLVRAELQLASDPLLSLERYSSGGRSTVRGYRENQLIRDQGGSASAELRIPVFSERIGGRPILQLAPFVDVGVALDRRRFTNREKTLVGAGLAVRFAPKPFVRAELAWASRLTNVPQPRGLQGDGLHLGIVIDLDPRLMGD; translated from the coding sequence GTGCTCGCCGTCCTCATCGCCGTCACCGTCGCCGCGGTCGTCGGCGAGCAGGCCCACGCCGCCGAACCGGGCCGCCCCTCCACCGTCCCTCTCCCACTCCCCGACTTCCCGTCGGACGAGCCCGGCCCGCGCCTGCTCCCGGACATCCCGCCGCCTCTTCCCGACTCGTCGCGCCCGCCCCCGCCGGCGGGAGACGCCGGCGCGCGCGTCGTCGTCCGCCGCTTCGTCTTCCGAGGCAACTCCGTCGTGGGCGACGCCGACCTCGCCCGCGCGCTCGCGCCCTTCACGAACCGCCCCCTCGACGGCGAGGGACTCGTCGCGGCACGCGACGCGGTCACGCTCGTCTACGTCGAGCGCGGCTATCTCACCTCCGGCGCGATCCTGCCCGAGCTGGAGAGCGACGACGGCACGGTCCTGATCGAGGTCGTCGAGAGCCGGATCACGCGCTTCGAGACGAGCGGACGCGAGCGATTGCGCGAGACGTTCCTGCGGCGCCGGCTCGGGCTCGCTCTCGATGGGCCGCTCCACGTGCCGCGACTCGAGGCCCGGCTCCGACGACTCCAGCGCGACCCGCGGATCGCGCGCGTGGACGCCCAGCTCCTCCCGACGAACACGCGGGGGGAGGCCCACCTGCGCCTCGCGATCGCGGAGCGCACGCCCTTCCGGAGCACCCTCGAAGCGAACAACTATCTTGCACCGAGCCTCGGACACGTGCGCGGCCGCGTGAGCGCGGAGCATCTCAACGTGAGCGGCTACGGCGACATGCTGCGCATGCTCGGCGGGGTCTACGAGGGCGGCGGCGAGATCGAAGCGAGCTACCGCGTTCCCGTTTCCCGCTTCGGAACGGAAGTCGCCCTCTCCGGCCGCTGGTCGAAAAGCGACCTCCTCGACCGCCTCGGCGAGGAGCTCGAGATCGAGGGCGAGTTCTGGAGCACCGACCTCGATCTCCGTCAGCCGCTCGTCGCCCGCCCCGATTTCGATTTCGCCACGGGTCTGATCGGGTCGCTGCGCCAATCCGATACGGAGCTGGCCGGCGAGCCCTTCGACGAGGTCGGCGGACGCACGCGGGTCTTCGCGCTCCGGTTCTACCAGGACCTCCTCTATCGCGGACGGGACCGGATCGTCGCCGGTCGCTCGACGGTCAGCTTCGGCCTCGATGCCCTCGGCGCGACGCGTTCCTCCCAGGCGAGCATCCCGGACGGCGAGTTCGTCGCCTGGCTGCTCCAGACCCAGTGGCTCGAGCGCTTCTCGCCCCTGCGTCTCGAGCTCCTCGTTCGCGCCGAGCTCCAGCTCGCGAGCGATCCCTTGCTGAGCCTCGAACGCTATTCGTCCGGCGGCCGCTCGACGGTCCGCGGCTACCGGGAGAACCAGCTGATCCGGGACCAGGGCGGCTCCGCCTCCGCCGAGCTGCGCATCCCGGTCTTCAGCGAACGGATCGGCGGTCGCCCGATCCTCCAGCTCGCGCCCTTCGTCGACGTCGGCGTCGCGCTCGACCGACGCCGCTTCACGAACCGCGAGAAGACCCTGGTCGGCGCCGGCCTCGCCGTCCGCTTCGCGCCGAAGCCCTTCGTCCGGGCGGAGCTCGCCTGGGCGTCCCGCCTGACGAACGTCCCCCAGCCCCGGGGCCTCCAGGGGGACGGGCTTCACCTGGGGATCGTGATCGATCTCGACCCGCGACTCATGGGCGACTGA
- a CDS encoding thrombospondin type 3 repeat-containing protein has product MKSEAIGTRGDTGEARRDVAGRGLRKRPEPLRRALALVAALLALLATTAARADDPELAIVWTATDGEGLPGSPHVEAAAGDRLTATLYLTAPSTGIQRYHVSVAFDEALDDELDLVSATGFLPVGFDTPGSPNPAATVESSLGVAGQVIGFEAEASGFVGPTAARFAIGEIVFDVNTPTKDGLDVRPDLSVSGSIVRSNVWQDHSATTGLRGAEVNAFLDPIPLQIPTIEIGDPGNVADNNGVGSVAYVYRIATFETTNRQYVAFLNAVDANGTNPNNIYDDDMSTSLRGGVLFDEFAPTGEKYATKPGFADRPVVFVSYVSAARFVNWLENGAPEDGSGTEDGAFTMGPGFFPNIVPGSRYSLPTEDEWMKAAYFDPGATDSLPYDAYPTGGQYDPDDDPPNQVTGIPTRAICDSVAPAPIGAVTNGETDQEVVNYFDDCEWGGVPVGEGNLSRVGDASARTRYGVADMGGNVNEWTSLEIGSTYRIRGGAWDDGTLPLRRVQSNPEELSPASERDDLGFRIVIRDLTDRDGDGILDFGSGAIARACRDGETTGCNDNCPFVANPGQENYDGDDEGDACDNCPYHQNTDEESPFRRFTENPSYADSRPVRDQSDLDGDGRGDACDLDLDGDGLANDVDPDSDDDGIPNDGAAGDVPCTANSGMNCDDNCPYVVNWNPIVPEGQLDCDLDGIGDLCDCSAGLVDASDFDDDGLGDTCDNCVYHANPDQSDLDQDGFGDACDLCPRVNETFSLDFDGDGIGDPCDVCPLDADPDQVDSDGDGVGDVCDLGLDTDGDGVNDDIDNCPVAANAGQEDANGNGFGDVCDPKVASVDYTYDSSGDPEPLPIRTCDASRTGEPGKTTEFDTLDFQWIEDGDEVNLGQCFWDAVEGETSTDSQTLDWSYNPLIPDVADCCVYRAAIDANDPDPLIGMVIIEIGAATIDPTDTDGDFFLDQCDTCPDDFNLDQLDSDGDEVGDVCDNCPGIANPSQSDEDGDGIGDACDSIPAPEPGFAPGVGIAFGAALGALARRGRRLPVRASR; this is encoded by the coding sequence TTGAAGTCCGAAGCGATCGGAACGAGAGGCGACACGGGCGAAGCACGCCGAGACGTTGCGGGACGCGGTCTACGCAAGCGCCCCGAACCGCTGCGCCGCGCGCTCGCTCTCGTCGCCGCACTCCTCGCGCTCCTCGCGACGACTGCCGCCCGCGCCGACGATCCCGAGCTCGCGATCGTCTGGACGGCGACGGACGGCGAGGGCCTCCCCGGCAGTCCGCACGTCGAGGCCGCGGCCGGCGACCGATTGACGGCGACCCTCTATCTGACGGCGCCGTCGACCGGGATCCAGCGCTACCACGTCTCGGTCGCCTTCGACGAAGCCCTGGACGACGAGCTCGACCTCGTGAGCGCGACCGGCTTCCTGCCCGTCGGCTTCGACACGCCCGGGTCGCCGAACCCGGCGGCGACGGTCGAGAGCTCGCTCGGCGTCGCCGGTCAGGTGATCGGCTTCGAGGCCGAGGCGAGTGGCTTCGTCGGTCCGACCGCCGCCCGCTTCGCGATCGGCGAGATCGTCTTCGACGTGAACACGCCGACGAAGGATGGGCTCGACGTGCGCCCGGACCTCTCCGTCTCCGGCAGTATCGTGCGTTCGAACGTCTGGCAGGACCACTCGGCGACGACCGGGCTTCGCGGCGCCGAGGTGAACGCCTTCCTCGACCCCATCCCGCTCCAGATCCCGACGATCGAGATCGGCGACCCGGGCAACGTCGCCGACAACAACGGCGTCGGCAGCGTCGCCTACGTCTATCGAATCGCCACGTTCGAGACGACCAATCGCCAGTACGTCGCGTTCCTCAATGCGGTCGACGCGAATGGCACGAACCCGAACAACATCTACGACGACGACATGTCGACGTCGCTCCGCGGCGGGGTTCTCTTCGACGAATTCGCGCCCACGGGCGAGAAATACGCGACGAAGCCGGGCTTCGCGGATCGTCCGGTCGTCTTCGTCTCCTACGTGAGCGCGGCCCGCTTCGTGAACTGGCTGGAGAACGGCGCGCCGGAAGACGGGAGCGGGACCGAGGACGGCGCCTTCACGATGGGCCCCGGCTTCTTCCCGAACATCGTCCCCGGCTCGCGCTACTCGCTGCCGACCGAGGACGAGTGGATGAAGGCGGCGTACTTCGATCCCGGCGCGACGGACTCGCTTCCCTACGACGCCTATCCGACGGGGGGGCAATACGATCCGGACGACGACCCGCCGAACCAGGTGACCGGGATCCCGACCCGCGCGATCTGCGACTCGGTCGCGCCCGCGCCGATCGGGGCCGTCACGAACGGCGAGACCGACCAGGAGGTCGTCAACTACTTCGACGACTGCGAGTGGGGCGGTGTGCCCGTCGGCGAGGGCAATCTGTCCCGGGTCGGTGACGCGAGCGCGCGGACCCGCTACGGCGTCGCCGACATGGGCGGCAACGTCAACGAGTGGACGAGCCTCGAGATCGGGAGCACCTACCGGATTCGTGGCGGCGCCTGGGACGACGGGACCCTGCCGCTCCGGCGTGTCCAGTCCAATCCCGAGGAGCTCTCCCCCGCGAGCGAGCGGGATGATCTCGGCTTCCGGATCGTGATTCGCGACCTCACCGATCGCGACGGCGACGGCATCCTCGACTTCGGCTCCGGCGCGATCGCGCGCGCCTGTCGCGACGGCGAGACGACGGGCTGCAACGACAACTGCCCCTTCGTCGCGAATCCCGGCCAGGAGAACTACGACGGCGACGACGAGGGCGACGCCTGCGACAACTGCCCCTACCACCAGAACACCGACGAAGAGAGCCCCTTCCGGCGGTTCACCGAGAACCCGAGCTACGCGGACTCGCGGCCGGTCCGGGACCAGAGCGACCTCGACGGCGACGGACGCGGGGACGCGTGTGATCTCGATCTCGACGGGGACGGGCTGGCGAACGACGTCGATCCCGACAGCGACGACGACGGAATCCCGAACGACGGCGCGGCGGGCGACGTGCCGTGCACGGCGAACTCGGGCATGAACTGCGACGACAACTGCCCCTACGTGGTCAACTGGAACCCGATCGTGCCCGAGGGCCAGCTCGACTGCGATCTCGACGGGATCGGTGATCTCTGCGACTGCAGCGCCGGGCTGGTCGACGCCTCGGACTTCGACGACGACGGCCTCGGCGATACCTGCGACAACTGCGTGTACCACGCGAACCCGGACCAGTCCGACCTCGACCAGGACGGGTTCGGCGACGCCTGCGACCTCTGTCCGCGGGTGAACGAGACCTTCTCCCTCGACTTCGACGGCGACGGGATCGGCGATCCCTGCGACGTATGCCCGCTCGACGCGGATCCGGACCAGGTCGACTCGGACGGGGACGGGGTCGGCGACGTCTGCGACCTCGGCCTGGATACGGACGGCGACGGGGTGAACGACGACATCGACAACTGCCCCGTCGCGGCGAACGCCGGTCAGGAAGACGCGAACGGCAACGGCTTCGGCGACGTGTGCGATCCGAAGGTGGCTTCGGTCGACTACACCTATGACTCGTCCGGCGATCCGGAGCCGCTTCCGATCCGGACCTGCGACGCGAGTCGGACCGGCGAGCCGGGCAAGACGACCGAGTTCGATACCCTCGACTTCCAGTGGATCGAGGACGGCGACGAGGTCAACCTCGGGCAGTGCTTCTGGGACGCCGTCGAGGGCGAGACGAGCACCGACAGCCAGACTCTCGACTGGAGCTACAACCCGCTGATCCCGGACGTCGCCGACTGCTGCGTCTACCGCGCCGCGATCGACGCGAACGACCCGGATCCGCTGATCGGGATGGTGATCATCGAGATCGGGGCCGCCACGATCGACCCGACCGACACCGATGGGGACTTCTTCCTCGATCAGTGCGACACCTGCCCGGACGACTTCAACCTGGACCAGCTCGACAGCGACGGGGACGAGGTCGGCGACGTCTGCGACAACTGTCCGGGGATCGCGAATCCGAGCCAGTCCGACGAAGACGGGGACGGAATCGGCGACGCCTGCGACAGCATCCCCGCTCCGGAGCCGGGTTTCGCCCCGGGCGTCGGGATCGCGTTCGGTGCGGCGCTGGGCGCGCTCGCGCGGCGTGGCCGACGGCTTCCGGTCAGAGCCAGTCGTTGA
- a CDS encoding filamentous hemagglutinin N-terminal domain-containing protein, with translation MISGPGRRFVPGLPGKGFPAAGALALLLAGTWPVPVGAQSSIIVDDTLPGVAREELAGPDYRIDPTRGALSGANLFFSFERFGLTAAESATFEGPASVERIVSRVTGGDISSIDGLLRSDIDGASLYLVNPAGIVIGENAELDIQGGFHVSTADVLEFADGGEFHASNPALDTPLSMAPIAAWGFLGSEPAAIEIRGAQLLSGELRPMNPVDGSREFRGASVSILGGDISIGSGSDPAQRAFVYTGGARLDVVALDGPGRVRIIETAGDEDLEVEPVGGAPVAFGDVQLDGGTELVTGGPPPGTSLATAIARGSGDVRIRARNLTLEDARIRSVTTTSDAAGDIDVALTGDFFASTVGMTRPAGLVSGSGFVFQVQDPSTPVAARIRNAVFSPRTTIVTALDADGEIVSISHEGTGTGGGIRIVAENVTLEDGAKLSSTAFFGGDGGLIDVDARDTVRLDGRRADGEPGGLFANALLGGDSGAIAVNARLLAINDRAGIFGEVRDGDGRGGDVTIEVETLEIEGSGRIDTTTRGAGDGGEITIDATQAVRLSGRQDDFFFSSVTTFSLDEAGGDEAGAAGTILITTPELSLSDGAGLSTAAVGRGDGGLIDVRADVIELSASEISSTAILGEAGDVYLNAGPLDPDLTVRKPAGVPSGERIALQNSRIVTDANGGEGSGGDVVIDPRFYVMQDSRITATAREGAGGNIVIVANELIVDADSVFDASSGVGLDGTITLTSSGQALRADLESLPAVIPDAVRLLRAPCAARQSGERVSSFVVTERQGLPPSPVDAVAAPIPIEADASGTTAEGVASWGGARTILGDHDCLPVRSTSEAS, from the coding sequence ATGATATCGGGACCCGGACGACGATTCGTGCCCGGACTGCCGGGCAAGGGATTTCCCGCCGCAGGCGCCCTCGCGCTCCTCCTCGCGGGGACATGGCCTGTGCCGGTCGGGGCCCAGAGCTCGATCATCGTCGACGACACCCTGCCCGGGGTCGCGCGCGAGGAGCTCGCCGGACCCGACTATCGGATCGATCCGACCCGGGGCGCGCTCAGCGGAGCGAACCTCTTCTTCAGCTTCGAGCGCTTCGGCCTCACGGCCGCGGAGTCCGCGACGTTCGAGGGGCCTGCGTCCGTCGAACGGATCGTGAGCCGCGTGACCGGCGGCGACATCTCGTCGATCGACGGGCTGCTGCGCTCCGACATCGACGGCGCGAGTCTCTATCTCGTGAACCCCGCCGGCATCGTGATCGGCGAGAACGCCGAGCTCGACATCCAGGGCGGCTTCCACGTCTCGACGGCGGACGTGCTCGAGTTCGCGGACGGCGGCGAGTTCCACGCGAGCAATCCCGCGCTCGATACGCCGCTCAGCATGGCGCCGATCGCCGCCTGGGGATTCCTCGGCAGCGAGCCCGCCGCGATCGAAATCCGCGGAGCGCAGCTGCTCTCGGGCGAGTTGCGGCCAATGAATCCCGTGGACGGCTCCCGCGAGTTCAGGGGCGCCTCCGTGTCGATCCTCGGCGGAGACATCTCGATCGGCTCGGGCAGCGACCCGGCACAGCGCGCGTTCGTCTACACGGGCGGCGCCCGCCTCGACGTGGTCGCCCTCGACGGCCCGGGCCGGGTCCGGATCATCGAGACCGCCGGCGACGAAGACCTCGAAGTCGAGCCGGTCGGGGGCGCGCCCGTCGCGTTCGGCGACGTGCAACTCGACGGCGGTACGGAGCTCGTCACCGGCGGCCCTCCGCCCGGCACTTCGCTGGCGACCGCGATCGCGCGTGGCTCGGGCGACGTGCGCATCCGTGCCCGCAACCTCACGCTCGAGGACGCGAGGATCCGCAGCGTGACTACGACCAGCGACGCGGCCGGAGACATTGACGTGGCCCTCACCGGCGACTTCTTCGCCTCGACCGTCGGCATGACCCGGCCTGCTGGGCTCGTCTCGGGCAGCGGCTTCGTGTTCCAGGTGCAGGATCCGTCGACGCCCGTCGCTGCCCGGATCCGCAATGCCGTGTTCTCGCCGAGAACGACGATCGTGACGGCACTCGACGCGGACGGCGAGATCGTCAGTATCTCCCATGAAGGCACGGGCACGGGTGGAGGAATCCGCATCGTCGCCGAGAACGTCACCCTCGAAGACGGCGCGAAGCTCTCTAGCACCGCCTTCTTCGGGGGCGACGGCGGCCTGATCGACGTCGACGCGCGCGACACCGTCCGCCTCGACGGCCGCCGCGCCGATGGCGAGCCGGGTGGCCTCTTCGCCAACGCCCTGCTTGGCGGCGACTCCGGCGCGATCGCGGTGAACGCCCGCCTCCTCGCGATCAATGATCGCGCCGGGATCTTCGGCGAGGTCCGCGACGGCGACGGCCGCGGCGGCGACGTCACGATCGAGGTCGAGACCCTCGAGATCGAGGGCAGCGGCCGGATCGACACGACGACTCGCGGCGCCGGCGACGGCGGCGAGATCACGATCGATGCGACGCAGGCGGTCCGACTCTCCGGGCGACAGGACGACTTCTTCTTTTCGAGCGTGACGACGTTCTCGCTCGACGAAGCGGGGGGCGACGAGGCCGGCGCCGCCGGCACGATCCTGATCACGACGCCGGAGCTCTCGCTCTCGGACGGGGCTGGGTTGTCCACGGCGGCGGTCGGCCGCGGCGACGGCGGCCTGATCGACGTGCGTGCCGACGTGATCGAGCTCTCGGCCAGCGAGATCAGCTCGACGGCGATCCTGGGCGAAGCCGGAGACGTCTACCTGAACGCGGGGCCGCTCGATCCCGACCTGACCGTTCGGAAGCCCGCCGGGGTCCCGAGCGGCGAGCGAATCGCGCTCCAGAACAGCCGGATCGTCACCGACGCGAACGGCGGCGAAGGGTCCGGCGGCGACGTCGTGATCGACCCTCGATTCTACGTCATGCAGGACAGCCGGATCACGGCGACCGCGCGCGAGGGGGCCGGCGGAAACATCGTGATCGTCGCGAACGAGCTCATCGTGGACGCCGACAGCGTCTTCGACGCATCCTCGGGTGTCGGGCTCGATGGAACGATCACGCTCACGTCCTCCGGCCAGGCCCTGCGCGCCGATCTCGAGAGCCTGCCGGCCGTGATCCCGGATGCGGTTCGGTTGCTGCGCGCACCCTGCGCCGCGCGCCAGTCCGGCGAGCGCGTCTCGAGCTTCGTCGTGACGGAGCGGCAAGGCCTCCCGCCCTCCCCCGTCGACGCGGTCGCGGCGCCGATCCCGATCGAAGCGGACGCCTCGGGAACCACCGCCGAGGGGGTCGCTTCGTGGGGCGGCGCTCGGACGATTCTCGGCGACCACGACTGCCTCCCCGTGCGCTCGACTTCCGAGGCGTCGTGA